From Bradyrhizobium symbiodeficiens, the proteins below share one genomic window:
- the oxc gene encoding oxalyl-CoA decarboxylase, whose translation MLNTATKSEAPGTEQELTDGFHLVIDALKLNGINTIYNVPGIPITDLGRMAQAAGIRMISFRHEQNAGYAAGIAGYLTKKPGICLTVSAPGFLNGLTALAHATTNCYPMILISGSSEREIVDLQQGDYEEMDQLAIAKPLCKAAYRVLHAQDIGIGLARAIRAAVSGRPGGVYLDLPAKLFGQVMNADAGRKSLVKVIDAAPAQIPSPASIKRALDVLKGAKRPLIILGKGAAYAQADEEIKTFVEKSGIPFLPMSMAKGLLSDTHPQCAGAARSTVLKESDVVLLIGARLNWLLSHGKGKNWGEAPKKFIQVDIEPREMDSNVEIVAPVVGDIGSVVSAFNQAMASGWTAPPAEWTKAISSKREENVAKMAPKLMNNKSPMDYHGALGVLKNVIKEHPEAILVNEGANTLDLARGVIDMYRPRKRLDVGTWGVMGIGMGQAIAAALETGHPVLAVEGDSAFGFSGMEVETICRYNLPICIVIFNNDGIYRGTDVNSVNADPATTVFVKGARYDKMMEAFGGVGVNATSPDELKRAVNEAMKSGKPTLINAVIDPAAGSESGRIGNLNPQSVLQKKK comes from the coding sequence ATGCTGAACACCGCGACCAAGTCCGAAGCACCGGGCACCGAGCAGGAGCTGACGGATGGCTTTCATCTCGTCATCGACGCGCTCAAGCTGAACGGCATCAACACCATTTATAATGTGCCGGGCATCCCGATTACGGATTTGGGCCGCATGGCGCAGGCGGCCGGCATTCGCATGATCTCGTTCCGCCACGAGCAGAATGCCGGTTATGCGGCGGGCATCGCCGGCTATCTCACCAAGAAGCCCGGCATCTGCCTCACCGTCTCCGCGCCCGGCTTCCTCAACGGGCTCACCGCGCTCGCCCACGCCACCACCAACTGTTACCCGATGATCCTGATCTCGGGCTCGTCCGAGCGGGAGATCGTCGACCTCCAGCAGGGCGACTACGAAGAGATGGACCAGCTCGCGATTGCGAAGCCGCTGTGCAAGGCGGCCTATCGCGTGCTGCACGCCCAGGACATCGGCATCGGTCTCGCCCGCGCGATCCGCGCTGCGGTCTCGGGCCGTCCGGGCGGCGTCTACCTCGACCTGCCGGCCAAGCTGTTCGGCCAGGTGATGAACGCCGATGCCGGCCGGAAATCGCTGGTCAAGGTGATCGACGCAGCACCTGCGCAGATCCCCTCGCCGGCTTCGATCAAGCGCGCGCTCGACGTGCTCAAGGGCGCCAAGCGCCCGCTCATCATCCTCGGCAAAGGCGCGGCCTACGCCCAGGCCGACGAGGAGATCAAGACCTTCGTCGAGAAGAGCGGCATCCCCTTCCTGCCGATGAGCATGGCCAAGGGCCTCCTCTCCGACACCCATCCGCAATGCGCAGGCGCTGCCCGCTCGACGGTGCTGAAAGAGTCCGACGTCGTGCTGCTGATCGGCGCGCGGCTGAACTGGCTGCTCTCGCACGGCAAGGGCAAGAACTGGGGCGAAGCGCCCAAGAAGTTCATCCAGGTCGACATCGAGCCGCGCGAAATGGACTCCAACGTCGAGATCGTCGCCCCCGTGGTCGGCGACATCGGATCGGTCGTGTCCGCGTTCAACCAGGCCATGGCGTCTGGCTGGACCGCCCCGCCCGCCGAATGGACCAAGGCGATTTCGTCCAAGCGCGAAGAGAACGTCGCCAAGATGGCGCCGAAGCTCATGAACAACAAGTCGCCGATGGACTATCACGGCGCGCTCGGCGTCTTGAAGAACGTCATCAAGGAGCATCCCGAGGCGATCCTCGTCAACGAGGGCGCCAACACGCTCGACCTCGCCCGCGGCGTGATCGACATGTACCGGCCGCGCAAGCGTCTCGACGTCGGCACCTGGGGCGTGATGGGCATCGGCATGGGCCAGGCGATCGCCGCTGCGCTCGAGACCGGTCACCCCGTGCTCGCGGTCGAAGGCGACTCGGCGTTCGGCTTCTCCGGCATGGAGGTCGAGACCATCTGCCGCTACAATTTGCCGATCTGCATCGTCATCTTCAACAATGACGGCATCTATCGCGGCACCGACGTCAACAGCGTCAACGCGGATCCCGCGACGACGGTGTTCGTCAAGGGCGCGCGCTACGACAAGATGATGGAAGCCTTCGGCGGCGTGGGCGTCAACGCCACCTCGCCCGACGAGCTCAAGCGCGCCGTCAACGAGGCCATGAAGTCCGGCAAGCCGACACTCATCAACGCGGTGATTGATCCGGCCGCCGGCTCGGAGAGTGGCCGCATCGGCAACCTCAATCCGCAGAGCGTTCTGCAGAAGAAGAAGTAA
- a CDS encoding GntR family transcriptional regulator, whose protein sequence is MAEADIAIVRIAPESSFKNKAYDALKEAILKMDIYSTPEPVMLDERALSERLGVSRTPIREAIAMLEQDGFVKTVPRRGIMVVRRTKSEIVDMIRAWAALESMAARLITTTARKKDITALRDYFKDFSKDRLPEDHVEEYSRANIAFHQALISLSESPVLVDLTNDLLLHVRGYRQLTIGRKDRTATSLPEHLGMIEALEARDTELAEKRARDHTLGLAAYVEAHGQELF, encoded by the coding sequence ATGGCCGAGGCAGATATCGCAATCGTTCGTATTGCCCCGGAGTCGAGCTTCAAGAACAAGGCGTATGACGCCTTGAAGGAAGCCATCCTCAAGATGGACATCTACTCGACGCCCGAGCCGGTGATGCTGGACGAGCGCGCGCTGTCCGAACGCCTGGGCGTCAGCCGCACCCCGATCCGCGAAGCCATCGCGATGCTCGAGCAGGACGGTTTCGTGAAGACGGTTCCGCGCCGCGGCATCATGGTGGTGCGCCGGACCAAGAGCGAGATCGTCGACATGATCCGCGCCTGGGCGGCGCTGGAGAGCATGGCCGCGCGCCTCATCACCACCACCGCGCGCAAGAAGGACATCACGGCGCTGCGCGACTACTTCAAGGACTTCAGCAAGGACCGCCTGCCCGAGGATCACGTCGAGGAATATTCGCGCGCCAACATCGCCTTCCACCAGGCGCTGATCTCGCTGTCGGAATCGCCGGTGCTGGTCGATCTCACCAACGACCTCCTGCTGCACGTGCGCGGCTATCGCCAGCTGACCATCGGACGCAAGGATCGCACCGCGACCTCCCTGCCCGAGCATCTCGGCATGATCGAAGCACTGGAGGCGCGCGACACCGAGCTCGCCGAAAAGCGCGCCCGCGATCACACCCTCGGCCTTGCCGCTTACGTCGAAGCGCACGGTCAGGAACTCTTCTAG
- a CDS encoding acetate--CoA ligase family protein has translation MSNSKDAVRKVLDQVKADNRTSLTAPEGKLVCDAYGIPVPKEGVAKSAGEAGKMASSMGFPVVMKIVSPDILHKTEAGGVIVGLKTAEDAEKAYETILSNARKYKADAKIDGVQVQQMLAGGTEVIVGSITDGSFGKLVAFGLGGVLVEVLKDITFRLAPATKEDALSMLDGIQAHEILKGVRGGEAVNRNALADVIVKVSQLVTDFPEIVELDLNPVFATAKGATAADVRIVVDFAYVPKPKPRPTEEIVAAMSRIMQPKAVAVVGASAEDGKIGNSVMKNLINGGYKGDIYPIHPKAAEILGYKAYKSVKDVPGVIDTAVFAIPAKFVAAALVECGEKKIPGAVLIPSGFAEAGAPELQAEIVEIGQKYNVRLMGPNIYGFYYTPANLCATFCTAYDVKGHAALSSQSGGIGMAIIGFSRSAKMGVSAIVGLGNKSDIDEDDLLAFFEQDPNTNLIAQHCEDLKDGRAFAEAAKRVSKKKPVIVLKAGRTSAGAKAASSHTGALAGNDKIYEDVLAQSGVIRARSLRQLLEFARGVPVLPTPKGENVLIITGAGGSGVLLSDSCVDNGLSLMSMPADLDAAFRKFIPPFGAAGNPVDITGGEPPITYVNTVKLGLSDERIHSLILGYWHTIVTPPMVFARNMVEVKKEMEAKGFVKPIVASLAGDVEVEEAAEYLYQNGIPAYAYSTELPVEVLGAKYKWARGAGLL, from the coding sequence ATGTCCAATTCCAAAGATGCCGTCCGCAAGGTGCTCGACCAGGTCAAGGCGGACAACCGCACCAGCCTAACGGCCCCGGAAGGCAAGCTGGTCTGCGACGCCTACGGTATTCCGGTGCCGAAGGAGGGCGTGGCGAAGTCGGCCGGCGAGGCCGGCAAGATGGCTTCCTCGATGGGCTTCCCGGTGGTGATGAAGATCGTCTCGCCGGACATTCTCCACAAGACCGAAGCCGGCGGCGTCATCGTCGGCCTCAAGACCGCCGAAGACGCCGAAAAGGCCTATGAGACCATTCTTTCCAACGCCAGGAAGTACAAGGCCGACGCCAAGATCGACGGCGTCCAGGTGCAGCAGATGCTGGCCGGCGGCACGGAGGTCATCGTCGGCTCGATCACCGACGGCTCGTTCGGCAAGCTGGTCGCCTTCGGTCTCGGCGGCGTGCTGGTCGAGGTGTTGAAGGACATTACCTTCCGTCTCGCGCCCGCGACCAAGGAAGATGCGCTCTCGATGCTCGACGGCATCCAGGCGCACGAGATCCTCAAGGGCGTGCGCGGCGGTGAGGCGGTCAACCGCAACGCGCTTGCCGATGTCATCGTCAAGGTCTCGCAGCTCGTGACGGACTTCCCTGAAATCGTCGAGCTCGACCTCAACCCGGTGTTCGCGACAGCGAAGGGCGCAACCGCCGCCGACGTGCGCATCGTCGTCGACTTCGCCTATGTGCCGAAGCCGAAGCCGCGCCCGACCGAAGAGATCGTTGCTGCCATGAGCCGCATCATGCAGCCGAAGGCGGTGGCTGTGGTCGGCGCCTCCGCCGAGGACGGCAAGATCGGCAACTCCGTGATGAAGAACCTCATCAACGGCGGCTACAAGGGTGACATCTATCCGATCCATCCCAAGGCGGCCGAGATCCTCGGCTACAAGGCCTACAAGAGCGTCAAGGACGTGCCGGGCGTGATCGATACCGCGGTGTTCGCAATCCCCGCGAAGTTCGTGGCCGCGGCGCTTGTCGAATGCGGCGAGAAAAAAATCCCGGGCGCGGTGCTGATCCCGTCGGGCTTCGCGGAAGCCGGCGCGCCGGAATTGCAGGCCGAGATCGTCGAGATCGGCCAGAAGTACAATGTCCGCCTGATGGGGCCGAACATCTACGGCTTCTACTACACGCCGGCCAATCTCTGCGCGACCTTCTGCACGGCCTACGACGTCAAGGGCCACGCGGCGCTATCGTCGCAGTCGGGCGGCATCGGCATGGCCATCATCGGCTTCTCGCGCTCGGCCAAGATGGGCGTCTCGGCGATCGTCGGCCTCGGCAACAAGTCCGATATCGACGAGGACGATCTGCTCGCCTTCTTCGAGCAGGACCCGAACACCAATTTGATCGCGCAGCACTGCGAAGACCTCAAGGACGGCCGTGCCTTTGCGGAGGCCGCAAAGCGCGTCTCCAAGAAGAAGCCGGTGATCGTGCTCAAGGCCGGGCGTACCTCGGCCGGCGCCAAGGCGGCCTCGTCGCACACCGGCGCGCTCGCCGGCAACGACAAGATCTACGAGGACGTGCTGGCGCAGTCCGGCGTGATCCGGGCCCGCAGCCTGCGGCAATTGCTCGAATTCGCCCGTGGCGTGCCGGTGCTGCCGACGCCGAAGGGCGAGAACGTGCTGATCATCACCGGAGCCGGCGGTTCCGGCGTGCTGCTGTCGGACTCCTGCGTCGACAACGGCCTGTCGTTGATGTCGATGCCGGCGGATCTCGACGCGGCTTTCCGCAAGTTCATCCCGCCGTTTGGCGCGGCCGGAAATCCCGTGGATATCACCGGCGGCGAGCCGCCGATCACCTACGTCAACACGGTCAAGCTCGGCCTCTCCGACGAGCGCATCCATTCGCTGATCCTCGGCTATTGGCACACCATCGTCACGCCGCCGATGGTGTTCGCCCGCAACATGGTCGAGGTGAAGAAGGAGATGGAGGCCAAGGGCTTCGTGAAGCCAATCGTCGCCTCGCTCGCGGGCGACGTCGAGGTCGAGGAAGCCGCCGAATATCTCTACCAGAACGGCATCCCGGCCTATGCCTATTCGACCGAGCTGCCGGTCGAAGTGCTCGGCGCCAAGTACAAATGGGCGCGCGGGGCAGGGCTGCTCTGA
- a CDS encoding IclR family transcriptional regulator, with protein sequence MSKNVIRRKSLEPRSSEADNDTRDGGVQSVDRALSILETLAEDDEGYRLSDLAVRTGLSASTVHRLLATLESRRFVQFDRTQSKWHVGSRAFTVGASFARRRNFSAQAIPYLRKLRDLTRETANLAVVDDEFIIVLTRMESREIMRSLTLVGGRVPMVTSGVGKAVLATYSDEDVGAVIRHHGMPRLTERSIVRPSDLFKELEKIRKQGFALDDEEACMGLRCVAAVVYNDCADPLAAISVSGMTGRMTDQRLPEIGQIVRDVAAELTAALGGVIPAPR encoded by the coding sequence ATGAGCAAGAACGTGATCCGGCGCAAATCGCTCGAGCCTCGATCATCGGAGGCCGACAACGACACGCGCGACGGCGGCGTGCAGTCCGTCGATCGCGCGCTGTCGATCCTGGAAACGCTGGCCGAGGACGACGAAGGTTATCGCCTCAGCGATCTCGCGGTGCGCACCGGCCTGTCAGCCTCGACCGTGCACCGCCTGCTGGCAACGTTGGAGAGCCGCCGCTTCGTGCAGTTCGATCGCACGCAGTCCAAATGGCATGTCGGCTCGCGCGCCTTCACGGTGGGCGCGAGCTTTGCGCGGCGGCGCAATTTTTCCGCGCAGGCGATTCCTTACTTGCGCAAGCTGCGCGATCTCACCCGCGAGACCGCCAATCTCGCCGTCGTCGACGACGAGTTCATCATCGTGCTAACCCGCATGGAAAGCCGCGAGATCATGCGCTCGCTGACCCTGGTCGGCGGCCGCGTTCCCATGGTGACGTCGGGCGTCGGCAAGGCCGTGCTCGCGACCTATTCCGACGAGGACGTCGGCGCCGTCATCCGCCATCACGGCATGCCCCGGCTGACCGAGAGGTCGATCGTGCGACCGAGCGACCTGTTCAAGGAGCTCGAAAAAATCCGCAAGCAGGGTTTTGCGCTCGACGACGAAGAAGCCTGCATGGGACTGCGCTGTGTTGCGGCGGTGGTCTACAACGACTGTGCCGATCCGCTCGCGGCGATTTCAGTCTCCGGCATGACCGGCCGGATGACCGATCAGAGGTTGCCGGAAATCGGGCAAATCGTCCGCGACGTCGCCGCAGAGCTGACGGCCGCCCTCGGTGGGGTGATCCCGGCGCCCCGCTGA
- a CDS encoding Bug family tripartite tricarboxylate transporter substrate binding protein: MFHFPARLAGAAVALTLAATAPVFAQQLELKLMAPAAPGGGWDQTARSMQQALVAAGIARSVQVVNVPGAGGSVGIAQFVNGAKGDGNQLMVNGFVMVGALAMNKSPVTLDQVTPIARLTEEIQVIVVPANSPIKNAQDLAAAVKADIAKVTFAGGSAGGVDHVMAALFAGAVGADPKKINYIPFSGGGESLAAILGGKVTAGISGLSEYDGQIKSGKLRAIGVTSEKRIPGSDIPTFKEQGIDLVIANWRSVVAPPGITPEQKKTLSDAVEKMVKSDAWKEILKQKGWEDAYLGGDAFADFLKKETVRVTDVLKSVGLVKS; the protein is encoded by the coding sequence ATGTTCCATTTTCCCGCGCGCCTTGCCGGCGCAGCCGTCGCGCTGACCCTTGCAGCGACGGCGCCCGTTTTTGCGCAGCAGCTCGAGCTCAAGCTGATGGCGCCGGCGGCTCCCGGCGGGGGCTGGGATCAGACCGCGCGCTCCATGCAGCAGGCGCTGGTCGCCGCGGGCATCGCGCGCAGCGTGCAGGTCGTCAACGTTCCCGGCGCGGGCGGCAGCGTCGGCATCGCGCAATTCGTCAACGGTGCCAAGGGCGACGGCAACCAACTGATGGTCAACGGTTTCGTCATGGTGGGCGCGCTCGCCATGAACAAGTCGCCGGTGACGCTCGATCAGGTGACGCCGATCGCGCGCCTCACCGAGGAAATCCAGGTGATCGTGGTGCCCGCCAATTCGCCGATCAAGAACGCGCAGGATCTGGCCGCCGCGGTGAAGGCCGATATCGCCAAGGTCACTTTCGCCGGCGGCTCGGCCGGCGGTGTCGATCATGTGATGGCGGCCCTCTTCGCCGGCGCGGTCGGCGCCGACCCCAAGAAGATCAACTACATCCCGTTCTCCGGCGGCGGCGAGTCGCTGGCAGCGATCCTCGGCGGCAAAGTTACCGCGGGCATTTCGGGCTTGAGCGAATATGACGGGCAGATCAAGTCCGGCAAGCTGCGCGCGATCGGCGTGACCTCGGAGAAGCGCATCCCGGGCAGCGACATCCCCACGTTCAAGGAACAAGGCATCGACCTCGTGATCGCCAATTGGCGGTCGGTGGTGGCACCTCCCGGCATCACGCCCGAGCAGAAGAAGACGCTGAGCGATGCGGTCGAGAAGATGGTGAAGTCGGACGCCTGGAAGGAAATCCTCAAGCAGAAGGGCTGGGAAGACGCCTATCTCGGCGGTGACGCCTTCGCCGACTTCCTGAAGAAGGAAACCGTGCGCGTCACCGACGTGCTGAAATCGGTCGGCCTGGTCAAATCATGA
- a CDS encoding tripartite tricarboxylate transporter TctB family protein yields MTQDNASGDPAQPPRRVDRAGIVIAALLAVLAAVLVFDARGLSSTTMYGMGPEAMPVVVACGLALLAIGNFVDALRGNLPVRESADPVPVVLILIGLALLIAIIGFGGGFILATSALFVTTSAAFGRRAILVDSIIALVMSTLIYLAFDRLLTLSLPTGPLERLL; encoded by the coding sequence ATGACCCAAGATAACGCGTCTGGCGATCCCGCCCAGCCGCCGCGGCGCGTCGATCGCGCCGGCATCGTTATCGCGGCCTTGCTTGCAGTTCTTGCCGCGGTGCTGGTCTTCGACGCGCGCGGCCTGTCATCCACCACGATGTACGGGATGGGGCCGGAGGCGATGCCGGTGGTGGTCGCCTGTGGCCTTGCGCTGCTCGCGATCGGCAATTTCGTCGACGCGTTGCGCGGCAATCTGCCGGTGCGCGAGAGCGCCGATCCCGTGCCCGTGGTTCTGATCCTCATCGGCCTTGCGCTGCTGATCGCCATCATCGGCTTCGGCGGCGGCTTCATCCTGGCGACCTCGGCGCTGTTCGTGACGACGTCGGCAGCCTTCGGCCGCCGGGCCATTCTCGTCGACAGCATCATCGCCCTCGTGATGTCGACCCTGATCTATCTCGCGTTCGACCGGCTGCTCACGCTCAGCCTTCCGACCGGCCCGCTGGAGCGACTGCTGTGA
- a CDS encoding tripartite tricarboxylate transporter permease: protein MDTFAALAHGMAVAVQPMNLLYALIGVFLGTAVGVLPGIGPALTVALLLPVTYKLDPGGSLIMFAGIYYGGMYGGSTTAILINTPGESASMATALEGNKMAKAGRGGPALATSAIGSFVAGTIATIGLAFLAPWLVDFAVRFGPEDYFALMCVAFVTVSATFGDSPIRGLTSLFIGLTLGLVGIDKLTGQARLAFGVPDLLDGVEVTTLAVGLFAVGEALYVASRRHHSEEKLEPVRGSLWMTKEDWKRSWKPWLRGTMFGFPIGALPAGGAEIPTFLSYSTEKRLTKYPEEFGKGAIEGVAGPEAANNASAAGTLVPLLTLGLPTSATAAMMLAGFQQYGLNPGPLLFAERPDLVWGLIASLFIANCMLLVLNLPLVGLWVRLLAIPQPWLYAGILVFATMGTIAAKPSVVELSMLAGFGVLGFLMRRFDFPIAPVVVGLILGPIAESQLRRALAISLGDPMTLLQSPISATLLALALIALLAPFVLKGMGRFKANED from the coding sequence ATGGACACCTTTGCCGCGCTGGCCCACGGCATGGCGGTCGCCGTCCAGCCGATGAATCTGCTTTACGCGCTGATTGGCGTGTTCCTCGGCACCGCCGTGGGCGTGCTGCCTGGCATCGGCCCGGCGCTGACGGTCGCGCTGCTGCTGCCGGTGACTTACAAGCTCGACCCCGGCGGCTCGCTCATCATGTTCGCCGGCATCTATTATGGCGGCATGTATGGCGGCTCCACGACCGCGATCCTGATCAACACGCCCGGCGAGAGCGCCTCAATGGCGACCGCACTCGAAGGCAACAAGATGGCCAAGGCCGGCCGCGGCGGGCCGGCGCTTGCGACCTCCGCGATCGGCTCCTTCGTCGCCGGCACCATCGCCACCATCGGTCTTGCGTTCCTCGCGCCGTGGCTGGTCGATTTCGCCGTGCGCTTCGGCCCCGAGGATTATTTCGCGCTGATGTGCGTTGCCTTCGTCACGGTGTCGGCGACCTTCGGCGATTCCCCGATCCGCGGCCTGACCAGCCTGTTCATCGGCCTGACGCTCGGTCTCGTCGGCATCGACAAGCTCACGGGACAGGCGCGGTTGGCGTTCGGCGTTCCTGACTTGCTCGACGGCGTCGAGGTGACGACGCTTGCGGTCGGCCTGTTCGCGGTGGGCGAAGCGCTCTATGTGGCATCGCGCCGCCACCACAGCGAGGAGAAGCTCGAGCCGGTACGCGGCTCGCTGTGGATGACGAAGGAAGACTGGAAGCGGTCGTGGAAGCCGTGGCTGCGCGGCACGATGTTCGGCTTCCCGATCGGCGCGCTGCCGGCGGGCGGCGCGGAGATCCCGACCTTCCTGTCCTATTCGACCGAGAAGCGTCTCACAAAATATCCCGAAGAATTCGGCAAGGGCGCGATCGAAGGCGTCGCAGGACCGGAAGCCGCCAACAACGCCTCCGCCGCCGGCACGCTGGTGCCGCTGTTGACGCTGGGACTGCCGACCTCGGCGACCGCCGCAATGATGCTGGCGGGCTTCCAGCAATACGGCCTCAACCCCGGACCGCTGCTGTTCGCCGAGCGGCCCGACCTCGTGTGGGGCCTGATCGCGAGCCTGTTCATCGCCAATTGCATGCTGCTGGTGCTCAATCTGCCGCTCGTTGGCCTGTGGGTGCGGCTGCTGGCTATCCCGCAGCCATGGCTCTATGCCGGCATCCTCGTGTTCGCGACCATGGGCACCATTGCCGCCAAGCCGTCTGTGGTCGAATTGTCGATGCTGGCCGGCTTCGGCGTGCTTGGCTTCCTGATGCGGCGGTTCGATTTTCCGATCGCGCCCGTCGTCGTCGGGCTGATCCTCGGCCCGATCGCAGAGAGCCAGCTCCGCCGCGCGCTCGCCATCAGCCTCGGCGATCCCATGACGCTGCTGCAGAGCCCGATCTCGGCCACGCTGCTGGCGCTGGCACTGATCGCGCTGCTGGCGCCCTTCGTGCTGAAGGGGATGGGGCGCTTCAAGGCGAACGAGGACTAG
- a CDS encoding NYN domain-containing protein codes for MPSELRSPRLAVLIDADNASAKIADGLFEEIAKIGEASVRRIYGDFSNARSKGWADILSKHAIIPQQQFAYTTGKNASDITLVIDAMDLLHSGRFDGFCLVSSDSDFTRLAARIREQGVDVFGFGEQKTPESFRQACRRFVYTENLLAVPASTQDAGLRSPLLQPPDAAISMIKKVIAQMESEDGWVSLGEVGKGLTNLAPDFDSRTYGSRKLSDLVRKTNSFEIDESNGRALRIRVKPVAAPSPRRRNPRRPAKSVTAGGPAPKA; via the coding sequence ATGCCTTCGGAACTTCGCTCGCCCCGTCTCGCTGTCCTGATCGATGCCGACAATGCGTCGGCGAAGATCGCTGATGGATTGTTCGAGGAAATCGCCAAGATCGGCGAGGCCAGCGTTCGCCGCATCTACGGCGACTTCTCCAATGCAAGGTCGAAGGGCTGGGCCGACATCCTGTCGAAACACGCCATCATCCCACAGCAGCAGTTCGCTTACACAACGGGGAAGAATGCATCCGACATAACCCTGGTCATCGACGCCATGGACCTGCTGCATAGCGGCCGCTTCGATGGCTTCTGCCTGGTGTCTTCCGACAGCGACTTCACCCGGCTTGCCGCCCGCATCCGGGAGCAGGGCGTCGATGTCTTCGGGTTCGGCGAGCAGAAGACGCCGGAAAGCTTCCGGCAGGCCTGCCGCAGGTTCGTCTATACCGAGAATTTGCTCGCCGTCCCCGCCAGCACCCAGGATGCCGGCTTGAGGTCGCCACTGCTTCAACCCCCTGACGCAGCCATCTCCATGATCAAGAAAGTCATCGCCCAGATGGAAAGCGAAGACGGATGGGTTTCTCTCGGGGAGGTCGGAAAAGGGCTTACCAACCTCGCCCCCGATTTCGATTCGAGAACCTACGGCTCCCGCAAGCTGAGCGATCTTGTGCGAAAGACGAATTCGTTCGAAATCGATGAATCCAACGGCCGGGCGTTGCGCATACGGGTCAAGCCCGTTGCCGCACCATCGCCAAGACGGCGGAACCCGCGCAGACCCGCAAAGTCGGTCACGGCGGGCGGCCCGGCGCCTAAGGCCTGA